A genomic window from Sorex araneus isolate mSorAra2 chromosome 2, mSorAra2.pri, whole genome shotgun sequence includes:
- the LOC101552744 gene encoding olfactory receptor 7A10-like, whose protein sequence is MEEKNITGIIHFLLLGLSEEPEMQPFIFCLFFFLYLITVLGNLLIILAVGSDPHLHTPMYFFLSNLSLVDICITSTTVPKMLLNIQTHSKAISYEGCIIQMYFYILFGGLDNFLLTVMAYDRFVAICHPLHYTVIMNPRLCGLLVLGSWITSSLHSLTETLMVLHLSFCTDLKIPHFFCELNQVLHLACSSTFLNNLVIYFSVGLLGGGPLAWILYSYYKIVSSIRKISSAQGKYKAFSTCSSHLSVVSIFYGTVGGVYLSSAVTQNSRSIAITSVMYMVVTPMLNPFIYSLRNKDIKGALQNLIGKKIIKG, encoded by the coding sequence ATGGAAGAAAAGAACATTACAGGAATTATACATTTTCTTCTTCTAGGCTTGTCAGAGGAACCAGAAATGCAACCTTTCATATTctgcctctttttctttctgtaccTGATCACTGTGCTTGGAAatctgctcatcatcctggccgtcggctcagacccccacctccacacgcctatgtacttcttcctgtccaacctgtcccTTGTGGACATCTGCAtcacctccaccactgtccccaagaTGCTGCTGAACATCCAGACACACAGCAAGGCCATCAGCTATGAAGGCTGCATCATTCAAATGTACTTTTACATACTCTTTGGAGGATTGGACAATTTTCTCCTGaccgtgatggcctatgaccgttttgtggccatctgccacccccttcACTACACGGTCATCATGAATCCCCGGCTCTGTGGGCTGCTGGTTCTGGGGTCCTGGATCACAAGTTCCCTGCATTCCTTGACAGAAACCTTAATGGTGTTGCACTTGTCCTTTTGCACCGACTTGAAAATCCCCCACTTTTTCTGTGAACTCAATCAAGTGCTCCATCTTGCTTGTTCGAGCACCTTTCTTAATAATCTTGTGATATATTTTTCAGTTGGACTTCTGGGGGGTGGGCCCTTGGCTTGGATCCTTTACTCTTACTATAAGATTGTTTCCTCCATCCGTAAAATCTCCTCAGCCCAGGGGAAATATAAAGCATTTTCCACCTGTTCATCTCACCTCTCCGTGGTCTCCATATTTTATGGCACTGTCGGAGGGGTATACCTCAGCTCTGCTGTGACCCAGAACTCACGGTCAATAGCGATCACCTCGGTGATGTACATGGTGGTCACCCctatgctgaaccccttcatctacagtctCAGGAACAAAGACATCAAGGGGGCTCTGCAGA